The following coding sequences are from one Pseudomonadota bacterium window:
- a CDS encoding 3'-5' exoribonuclease: MFLSSDRYVVFDVETTGFNPQHGARVIEIGAVHIENGHIISEFKSLINCGKTIPKQTQKVHGITDEMLFGEPAPEEVFPDFIKFISKSTLVAHNAVFDIRFLRYELSRLGFALNNDYLCTLNMSRTLFPELQNHKLLTVAKHVLGDIPENLCLHRALDDARLTAMIWMEMVK; this comes from the coding sequence ATGTTTCTTTCTTCAGATAGATATGTGGTCTTTGATGTTGAAACAACCGGCTTTAATCCACAGCATGGTGCAAGGGTTATTGAAATCGGTGCTGTTCATATTGAAAACGGCCATATAATTTCCGAGTTCAAAAGCCTTATCAATTGCGGCAAAACTATTCCAAAACAAACTCAAAAAGTACACGGCATAACAGATGAAATGCTCTTTGGGGAGCCTGCCCCCGAAGAAGTTTTTCCCGATTTTATTAAATTCATTTCAAAAAGCACACTTGTGGCCCATAACGCCGTATTTGATATCAGGTTTTTAAGGTATGAACTTTCACGTCTCGGGTTTGCCTTGAACAATGACTACCTGTGCACTTTAAATATGAGCAGAACACTCTTTCCCGAACTTCAAAACCATAAACTTCTTACAGTAGCAAAACATGTTTTGGGTGATATCCCCGAAAATCTTTGCCTGCACCGGGCGCTTGATGACGCAAGGCTTACGGCAATGATTTGGATGGAGATGGTTAAATAG
- a CDS encoding glycosyltransferase family 2 protein produces the protein MAANLNNTQNPSALLPFIYDFRQHLIAFYKTLSSKNKQIDIVIKILICFGVVSIVVLDILFLERISMVRQELRQNPYGRAFMLFALVFFWVNIIEFLWRLYLVFKYKPVSSMPDEELLSCSVIVPAFNEGKQVYMTLKSLTESDYPLQKLQIIAVDDGSADDTWEWISKAKQELGKRIIAIKLPKNKGKRHALYSGFQQSKGDILVTVDSDSEVTPDTLRNLISPFVKDETTGAVAGNIRVLNRNEGIIPKMLDVIFVFSFDFIRASQSMVNTVLCTPGALSAYRRNVVIPILSEWLNQRFFGKPSTIGEDRAMTNLIIREGYNVYFQRNAVAFTNAPVKYINLCKMLLRWARSHIRESIVMSRFIFKKFRKHSALGVRINFILNSMGIILSPFFLFTTIACFCWRTMEFGIIILAGIILTSSVASILYTKRCRNSDGLFAYLYGIFALAGLSWISVYSLATLHHTGWLTRGSSAESRKSAVKSQRVYFDFNEVNTGKEIPSRLIIS, from the coding sequence ATTCTATAAGACTTTGTCTTCAAAGAATAAACAAATTGATATTGTAATCAAAATCTTGATTTGCTTTGGTGTTGTTTCAATTGTAGTGCTTGATATATTGTTTTTGGAACGTATTTCAATGGTTAGGCAAGAGTTGAGGCAAAATCCCTATGGAAGAGCTTTTATGTTATTTGCACTGGTCTTTTTTTGGGTTAATATAATTGAGTTTTTATGGAGGCTTTATCTTGTTTTTAAATATAAGCCTGTTTCCTCAATGCCGGATGAAGAATTGCTTTCATGCAGTGTTATTGTGCCTGCCTTCAACGAAGGCAAACAGGTATATATGACACTCAAAAGTCTTACAGAAAGTGACTATCCGTTGCAAAAACTCCAAATAATTGCTGTTGATGATGGAAGCGCTGATGATACGTGGGAATGGATATCTAAAGCAAAGCAAGAATTGGGAAAAAGAATCATAGCGATAAAGTTGCCTAAAAATAAAGGAAAAAGACATGCCCTATATTCCGGATTTCAGCAAAGTAAAGGCGATATACTCGTAACTGTAGACAGTGATTCTGAAGTTACACCCGATACCCTTAGAAATCTTATAAGCCCGTTTGTTAAAGATGAAACAACAGGTGCTGTTGCCGGTAATATACGTGTTCTTAACCGAAATGAAGGTATAATTCCCAAGATGCTTGATGTGATATTTGTTTTCAGTTTTGATTTCATCCGAGCCAGTCAAAGCATGGTAAATACTGTGTTGTGTACTCCGGGCGCACTTTCGGCTTACCGCAGAAATGTAGTAATTCCGATCCTTTCCGAATGGCTTAATCAAAGATTTTTCGGGAAGCCTTCTACAATAGGTGAAGATAGGGCCATGACAAACCTTATCATCAGGGAAGGTTATAATGTATATTTTCAGCGAAACGCGGTAGCATTTACCAATGCTCCCGTAAAATATATAAATCTTTGTAAGATGCTGTTGCGCTGGGCGCGCAGCCACATTCGCGAAAGTATAGTTATGTCACGTTTTATATTTAAAAAGTTCAGGAAGCATTCAGCACTTGGTGTGCGTATAAATTTCATTTTAAATAGCATGGGAATAATTTTATCCCCGTTTTTTCTTTTTACTACAATTGCATGTTTTTGCTGGCGTACAATGGAGTTTGGAATAATCATATTGGCAGGAATAATATTAACATCAAGTGTGGCAAGTATATTATACACAAAGCGGTGCAGAAACTCGGATGGACTGTTTGCCTATTTATACGGGATTTTTGCTCTGGCAGGCCTTTCGTGGATATCTGTTTATTCACTTGCTACGCTTCATCACACCGGGTGGTTGACCCGTGGCAGCAGTGCTGAAAGCAGAAAATCAGCAGTAAAAAGCCAAAGAGTATATTTTGATTTTAATGAAGTAAATACCGGAAAAGAAATTCCCTCCAGGTTGATAATATCATAA